The Desulfovibrio legallii genome window below encodes:
- the purF gene encoding amidophosphoribosyltransferase, producing the protein MIKHECGVFGIYDHDEAARLAYFALYAQQHRGQESAGIVTCDADGVHEHKGMGLVPDVFDEADLQALTGRMAVGHVRYSTTGRSVSANAQPFLVRYKGHDVALAHNGNLVNAGQLRQDLEDEGAIFATGNDTEVFMHLLVRALRHNDMPGAIKEACARVRGAYCLLVMMDGVLAAVRDPFGFHPLAMGRKNGSVVFASETCAFDLLEAEYERSVDPGEIVIVDQTGVHSDRLLGQPPACRRQCIFELVYFARPDSYIFDEQVYLCRKKMGWNLAGESTPEVDYVMPFPDSGVYPALGFAQRSGLPYEHAMIRNHYVGRTFIQPSQSMRSFGVRVKINPVREMIEGKRICIIDDSIVRGTTMTTRVKKLRELGAKEVHIRISCPPVKFPCHYGIDFSSRGELIAAQHSLPEITSSLGADSLHYLSVEGLLGSVSRPDDYCLACFTGDYPVPCEDCGDKFRFDAPCGQR; encoded by the coding sequence ATGATCAAGCACGAATGTGGCGTTTTCGGCATTTATGATCATGACGAGGCAGCGCGCCTGGCCTATTTTGCCCTTTATGCGCAGCAGCACCGGGGGCAGGAAAGCGCGGGCATTGTCACCTGTGACGCCGACGGCGTGCACGAGCACAAAGGTATGGGGCTGGTGCCGGACGTGTTCGACGAAGCGGACCTGCAGGCCCTGACCGGGCGCATGGCTGTAGGGCATGTGCGCTACTCCACCACGGGCCGTTCGGTCAGCGCCAACGCCCAGCCCTTTCTGGTGCGCTACAAAGGCCACGACGTGGCCCTGGCCCACAACGGCAACCTGGTCAATGCCGGGCAGCTGCGTCAGGATCTGGAAGACGAAGGGGCCATCTTTGCCACAGGCAACGATACGGAAGTGTTTATGCACCTGCTGGTGCGCGCCCTGCGCCACAACGATATGCCCGGCGCCATCAAGGAGGCCTGCGCCCGCGTGCGCGGGGCCTACTGTCTGCTGGTCATGATGGACGGCGTGCTGGCGGCCGTGCGCGATCCTTTTGGCTTCCACCCCTTGGCTATGGGGCGCAAAAACGGCAGCGTGGTTTTTGCTTCCGAGACCTGCGCCTTTGATTTGCTGGAAGCCGAATACGAGCGCAGCGTGGACCCGGGCGAGATCGTCATTGTAGACCAGACCGGTGTGCACAGCGACCGTTTGCTGGGCCAGCCCCCCGCCTGCAGGCGGCAGTGCATTTTTGAATTGGTTTATTTTGCCAGGCCCGATTCCTATATTTTTGACGAGCAGGTCTACCTTTGCCGCAAAAAAATGGGCTGGAATCTGGCGGGAGAATCCACTCCAGAGGTGGATTACGTCATGCCATTCCCCGATTCCGGCGTATATCCGGCTCTGGGTTTTGCCCAGCGTTCCGGTCTGCCTTACGAACACGCCATGATCCGCAACCACTACGTGGGCCGTACCTTCATCCAACCTTCCCAGAGCATGCGCAGCTTTGGCGTGCGGGTCAAAATAAACCCCGTGCGCGAAATGATCGAAGGCAAGCGCATCTGCATTATTGACGATTCCATCGTGCGCGGCACCACCATGACCACCAGGGTGAAAAAACTGCGCGAACTGGGCGCCAAAGAAGTGCACATCCGCATTTCCTGTCCGCCCGTGAAGTTTCCCTGCCACTATGGCATAGACTTTTCTTCGCGTGGCGAACTCATTGCCGCCCAGCACAGTCTGCCGGAGATAACCAGCAGTCTGGGCGCGGATTCTTTGCACTATCTGAGCGTAGAAGGCCTGCTGGGTTCCGTAAGTCGTCCGGACGATTACTGTCTGGCCTGCTTTACCGGCGACTACCCCGTGCCCTGCGAGGATTGCGGCGACAAATTCCGCTTTGACGCCCCTTGCGGCCAGCGCTAG
- the hisS gene encoding histidine--tRNA ligase — protein sequence MSITRIKGFADMFPPESDTFTRLENTAREVFFRYGFVELRTPIVEFTELFQRSIGEETDVVQKEMYTFADRKGRSLTLRPEATAGVMRAYIEAGLVNREAVSRLFTTGPMFRYERPQKGRMRQFHQINCECLGSHSPYTDAELISMLLRFLGALGLRDLTLKLNSLGCAQCRPRFREALLAYLAGVDKAALCPDCARRVETNPLRVLDCKQPGCRTITDAAPHLLDYNCPECRAHFDTVLDLLTAAGLPYELDHRLVRGLDYYCRTTFEVVSGSIGAQAAVAGGGRYDGLVKSLGGPDVPGVGFACGMERLALMLEGRAAAPQDFYLVCMDELSRREGWLLAQGLRDAGLRGVMNSSEGGFKSLMRQAGKSGARYCLILGPDELARGEVVVKHLESGRQQSMVRAGLVDFLQAGAESND from the coding sequence ATGAGCATTACGCGCATCAAGGGTTTTGCGGATATGTTTCCGCCGGAAAGCGATACGTTCACGCGCCTGGAAAACACGGCGCGGGAGGTGTTTTTTCGCTACGGTTTTGTGGAGCTACGCACGCCCATTGTGGAGTTTACGGAGCTGTTTCAGCGCTCCATCGGCGAAGAAACCGATGTGGTGCAGAAAGAAATGTATACCTTTGCGGATAGGAAGGGGCGTTCACTGACCTTGCGGCCTGAGGCTACGGCCGGGGTTATGCGAGCCTATATTGAGGCAGGTCTGGTCAACAGGGAGGCCGTCAGCCGTCTGTTCACCACGGGCCCCATGTTCCGTTACGAACGGCCGCAAAAGGGGCGCATGCGCCAGTTTCATCAGATTAACTGCGAGTGCCTGGGCAGCCACAGTCCGTACACGGATGCGGAGCTGATCAGCATGCTGCTGCGTTTTCTGGGCGCGTTGGGCCTGCGGGATCTGACCCTGAAGCTCAATTCTTTGGGCTGCGCTCAGTGTCGGCCCCGCTTCCGCGAAGCGCTGCTGGCCTATCTGGCCGGGGTGGACAAGGCGGCCCTCTGTCCGGACTGCGCCCGCCGGGTGGAGACCAACCCCCTGCGCGTGCTGGACTGCAAACAGCCCGGCTGTCGGACCATTACGGACGCGGCCCCGCATTTGCTGGACTACAATTGTCCGGAGTGCCGGGCGCACTTCGACACGGTGCTGGACCTGCTCACAGCGGCGGGCCTGCCCTATGAGCTGGACCACCGCCTGGTGCGCGGGCTGGACTATTATTGCCGTACCACCTTTGAGGTGGTGAGCGGCAGCATCGGCGCGCAGGCGGCGGTGGCTGGGGGCGGTCGGTACGACGGCCTGGTGAAGAGCCTGGGCGGGCCGGACGTGCCCGGCGTGGGCTTTGCCTGCGGCATGGAGCGCCTGGCGCTTATGCTGGAGGGGCGCGCGGCCGCGCCTCAGGATTTTTATCTGGTCTGCATGGACGAGCTCAGCCGCCGGGAAGGCTGGCTGCTGGCTCAGGGCCTGCGGGACGCTGGCCTGCGCGGCGTTATGAACAGCAGCGAAGGCGGCTTCAAGAGCCTTATGCGCCAGGCTGGCAAGTCCGGCGCGCGCTATTGTCTGATATTGGGGCCGGACGAACTGGCCCGCGGCGAAGTGGTGGTTAAACATCTGGAGAGCGGCCGGCAGCAGAGCATGGTCCGGGCCGGACTTGTGGACTTTTTGCAGGCGGGAGCCGAAAGCAATGACTGA
- the aspS gene encoding aspartate--tRNA ligase: protein MTEQMDAAAQDRQQQDVQQEHRKYVTDLGDWRRTQHCGQLTIADDGAEVCLMGWVQYRRDHGGLIFVDLRDREGLTQVVFSPDMAPAAHANAHILRSEYVLAIKGRVRPRPEGMVNPNLVTGQIEVVVYEWKLLNTSKTPPFPIEDRCDAGENLRLAWRYLDLRRPRMQANLRLRHRVAQCVRRFLDENGFTEVETPVLTKSTPEGARDFLVPSRLNPGEFYALPQSPQIFKQLLMVAGLERYFQIVRCFRDEDLRADRQPEFTQVDMEMSFVDEEQVMAVAEGLMERVFREVMGLEIPRPFPRLTWDEAMSRYGVDKPDTRFGLELVDVTAIVHGSGFKLFAAAPLVKAMKVPGGESLSRKEIDGFTEFVKIYGAQGLAWIKIKADEWQSPIAKFLSAEERQGIAKALDLQAGDIVFFQAGDPAMVNAALGNLRVHLAGRLGLIPENSFNFLWVTDFPLFEYDAEEKRYVACHHPFTAPAPGHLELMREDPAKARARAYDMVLNGNEVGGGSIRIHTGEVQRRMFAALGFSAAQAEAQFGFLIQALEQGAPPHGGLAFGLDRLIMLLTGAGSIRDVIAFPKTQKATCLMTEAPSPVSAKQLRELGLRLREQPAPAEQPAPQPS from the coding sequence ATGACTGAGCAGATGGACGCGGCGGCGCAGGACCGCCAGCAGCAGGATGTGCAGCAGGAGCACCGTAAATACGTTACCGACCTGGGCGACTGGCGGCGCACGCAGCACTGCGGGCAGCTGACCATTGCCGACGATGGGGCGGAAGTCTGCCTTATGGGCTGGGTGCAGTACCGGCGCGACCACGGCGGGCTGATTTTTGTAGACCTGCGTGACCGCGAGGGTCTTACTCAGGTGGTCTTCAGCCCGGACATGGCCCCGGCGGCTCACGCCAATGCGCACATTCTGCGCTCGGAATACGTGCTGGCCATCAAGGGCAGGGTGCGGCCCCGCCCAGAGGGCATGGTCAACCCCAACCTGGTTACGGGTCAGATCGAGGTGGTCGTCTACGAATGGAAGCTGCTCAATACCTCCAAAACGCCGCCTTTCCCCATTGAGGACCGTTGCGATGCGGGCGAAAATCTGCGTCTGGCCTGGCGCTATCTGGATCTGCGCCGACCGCGCATGCAGGCCAACCTGCGTCTGCGCCACCGGGTGGCCCAGTGCGTGCGGCGGTTTCTGGACGAGAACGGCTTTACGGAGGTGGAAACCCCTGTGCTCACCAAGTCCACGCCCGAAGGGGCGCGGGACTTTCTGGTGCCCAGCCGGCTGAATCCCGGCGAATTCTACGCCCTGCCCCAGTCGCCGCAGATTTTCAAACAGCTGCTCATGGTGGCCGGTCTGGAGCGCTATTTTCAGATCGTGCGCTGCTTTCGTGATGAAGATCTGCGCGCCGACCGCCAGCCGGAGTTCACCCAGGTGGACATGGAGATGAGCTTTGTGGATGAAGAACAGGTCATGGCCGTGGCCGAGGGCCTGATGGAACGCGTGTTCCGCGAGGTCATGGGCCTGGAGATTCCCCGGCCCTTCCCGCGCCTGACCTGGGACGAAGCCATGAGCCGCTACGGCGTGGACAAGCCCGACACCCGCTTCGGGCTGGAGCTGGTGGACGTGACCGCCATTGTGCACGGTTCCGGCTTCAAGCTCTTTGCGGCGGCCCCCCTGGTCAAGGCCATGAAGGTGCCCGGCGGCGAGAGCCTGAGCCGTAAAGAAATTGACGGCTTTACTGAATTTGTGAAGATCTACGGCGCGCAGGGCCTGGCCTGGATCAAGATCAAGGCCGACGAATGGCAGTCGCCCATTGCCAAGTTCCTTTCTGCAGAAGAACGCCAGGGCATTGCCAAGGCTCTGGATCTGCAGGCGGGCGACATTGTCTTTTTTCAGGCCGGCGATCCGGCCATGGTCAACGCCGCCCTGGGCAATCTGCGCGTGCATCTGGCCGGGCGTCTGGGGTTGATTCCCGAAAACAGCTTCAATTTCCTTTGGGTGACGGATTTTCCCCTCTTTGAGTACGATGCGGAGGAAAAGCGCTACGTAGCCTGCCACCACCCCTTTACCGCGCCCGCGCCCGGCCATCTGGAGCTCATGCGCGAGGATCCGGCCAAGGCCCGCGCCCGCGCCTATGATATGGTGCTCAACGGCAACGAGGTGGGCGGCGGCTCCATCCGCATCCATACGGGCGAAGTGCAGCGTCGCATGTTTGCCGCCCTGGGCTTTTCTGCGGCGCAGGCCGAAGCCCAGTTCGGCTTTCTTATTCAGGCCCTGGAACAGGGCGCGCCGCCCCACGGCGGCCTTGCCTTCGGCCTTGACCGCCTTATCATGTTGTTGACAGGGGCGGGCAGCATTCGCGACGTCATTGCCTTCCCCAAAACCCAAAAGGCCACC
- a CDS encoding tetratricopeptide repeat protein, with amino-acid sequence MWALLVLCGFALLTGCNRDLTGDDLTEARAAVARQDWSLAERLLERFLREEQNPDQRWEAWRQLLEVVNAAGQEPRASLELLETMLEEYMDNDARAAVILRRMGEVNESLHRHEAAADAWNAYVGLAGLSPEQSVEGYRRLSGMQFKLRRFDAAEDTLQQCLALPVAEKETLLCAYDLADQNVARQRWQEAADLAQQILDSAPDTPLKGLAGYVLADALEQLGKTREALKQFELARDAYPNPPVIDNRIMHLRGKMKK; translated from the coding sequence TTGTGGGCGCTGCTGGTTTTGTGCGGCTTTGCGTTGCTGACGGGCTGCAACCGGGATCTGACCGGAGACGATCTCACGGAGGCCCGCGCCGCCGTGGCCCGACAGGACTGGTCTTTGGCCGAACGGCTGCTGGAGCGGTTTTTGCGGGAAGAACAGAACCCGGATCAGCGTTGGGAAGCCTGGCGGCAACTGCTGGAGGTGGTCAACGCCGCGGGGCAGGAACCCAGGGCCAGTCTGGAGCTGCTGGAAACCATGCTTGAGGAATATATGGACAACGACGCCCGCGCTGCCGTGATTTTGCGGCGCATGGGTGAAGTGAACGAAAGCCTGCACCGGCACGAGGCCGCGGCCGACGCCTGGAATGCCTATGTAGGCCTGGCTGGTCTTTCTCCGGAGCAGAGCGTGGAAGGGTACCGCAGGCTGTCGGGCATGCAGTTCAAGTTGCGGCGCTTTGACGCGGCCGAAGACACCCTGCAGCAGTGTCTGGCCCTGCCCGTGGCGGAAAAGGAAACCCTGCTTTGCGCGTATGATCTGGCGGACCAGAACGTGGCGCGGCAACGCTGGCAGGAGGCTGCGGACCTTGCGCAGCAGATTCTGGACAGCGCGCCGGACACGCCTTTGAAGGGGCTGGCGGGCTATGTGCTGGCGGACGCTCTGGAACAACTGGGCAAAACCAGAGAAGCCCTGAAACAGTTTGAACTTGCGCGGGACGCGTATCCCAACCCCCCGGTCATTGACAACCGGATTATGCACCTGCGCGGGAAAATGAAGAAGTAA